In Penaeus monodon isolate SGIC_2016 chromosome 15, NSTDA_Pmon_1, whole genome shotgun sequence, a genomic segment contains:
- the LOC119582262 gene encoding phosphatase and actin regulator 4A-like: MYNPSGAEGGQGRLCTFALSSIPPTASATSSKPPATTSKSHSPTPASKILPAALSRRYKPQTIQPRLCYSSASPCAIQLTPLVQTITPSAPLLITSAALLIFSSVSHRLEMNLPAHPADMTIPAHPADMNLPAHPADMTLPAHHTDMTLPAHPADMTLPAHPADMTLPAHPADMTLSHLDLSLPLGLSSLAAYEPTAVHSHSANRPK; encoded by the exons ATGTACAACCCATCAGGAGCAGAAGGCGGCCAAGGG CGCCTTTGCACCTTTGCACTTTCCTCTATACCGCCCACCGCCTCCGCAACCTCCTCTAAGCCGCCCGCCACCACGTCTAaatcacactcacccacacccgcATCCAAAATCCTCCCAGCCGCCCTCTCTCGCCGCTATAAACCACAAACAATCCAGCCTCGCCTCTGCTACTCCTCTGCATCACCTTGTGCAATACAACTTACTCCATTAGTGCAGACCATTACACCGAGCGCTCCTCTGCTCATCACCTCTGCAGCTTTACTTATCTTTTCCTCAGTCAGTCATCGCCTGGAAATGAACCTCCCTGCTCATCCCGCGGACATGACCATCCCTGCTCATCCCGCGGACATGAACCTCCCTGCTCATCCCGCGGACATGACCCTCCCTGCTCATCACACGGACATGACCCTCCCTGCTCATCCCGCGGACATGACCCTCCCTGCTCATCCCGCGGACATGACCCTCCCTGCTCATCCCGCGGACATGACCCTTTCACACCTGGACCTCAGCCTCCCTCTCGGCCTGTCTTCCCTCGCTGCTTACGAGCCGACGGCGGTTCATTCCCACTCGGCAAATCGGCCGAAATAA